The following nucleotide sequence is from Caldicellulosiruptor saccharolyticus DSM 8903.
GAAATTGGCCTTTCTTATCTGTTATTAATTCTGTTTGAGCAATAGCAAGAGCTTCTATGACTGTTGATTGAAATATTTGCATTTTCCACAGCTCATCGATAGCTTCTTTTGCTGTCATTGCTTTTCTATACTGTCGCCACAGACTTGTCATAGCTTCAAACTTGTCTGCGACTGATACAATCTGTACGGACAGTGGCAAATCTGCAGTATCCTGATGATGCAGCAGTGTTATTGTTGAGAACTGCTCAAGCCCCAGCAGTTTCAAAAGTTCTGCTCCCCACTTGCTGTGGTTCCTGAGAATTTCTAACTCCTCTTTTCCTATTGCGATGGATTTATCCAGAAGTGCATTGGGAACAAGTAGCTTCCCAACATCGTGCAGAAGTCCTGCAGTATAATAAAACTCTTCATCCATTCCCATATTCCTTGCTATAACCATGCTTAGTTTTGCAACGTTAAGTGAATGCGTAAGAAGCGTAGCATTTTTCTCACTCATGTCTTGTAAAAGCATTTCAATGGTTTTAAGCAATTCAAATTCCTCCTTTGTGCTGTTTTCCGGCTTAAACAAAAAAAGCAGGGCTTTAAACCCTGCTTCAGAACGGCAATTCGGTTTCTGATGTGATAGCACCGTTTTTTACTGGAGGCACAAAGGCTGGGTCTTCTTCGAAAATCTCTTCAAGTTCCTTTTCAAGCTCATCCTCGGGAACCTCGGGTTCTACTGCTGGTGCCTCTGCAGCCTGTTCATGCTGCTGTTCTTTTTTTGTCCCTGCAAACCAGAACCGCTCTACCACAAACCTGAACGTTGGGTACTCCACTCCGTCTTTTGTTTTCCCAGTAGCATTTTCAACCCTAAGCTCTGCATTTTTGTTAAAAGCTATGCATGGAATGAATTGTGCCCTTTTCTCATCCTTGACCTTTCTGTCCATAGCAATTGTGATACGCACCAGTTTGTTGCCGTTTTGTGTTGTGAACACCTCAGGGTCTTTTGTTAGTCTGCCAAAAAACAAGCATTTGTTCATGATTTCTTCTCCTTTCTATTTTATTGATTTTGACTCATGTCTTTTAACACTATAAAAGTCCCAGTTTTTTCAAGCTGTTTTAGTTGTATTACAGTATCCTTGTTACCCAAAACTTCGATATATGCAACGTTTATTGGTTGGTATGCGTTCTGCTGGGAAGTTACTTCTTCTATCGTTTTGAAATTTGCATCGTACATATTTTTTACCTGAACAGTATCCAGTATCTGTATTGAAGGTTTTTGAGTTTTTGCATCAACAGCGTTTGATACAAACATCAATCTGACTGTATCATACTTAGCAATAAATGTTGACGGTACAGGCTCAATTTTAATTAACATTGAATACTGTCCTTTAGATACATCTATTGGTGGCTTTACAGTC
It contains:
- a CDS encoding HD-GYP domain-containing protein, whose amino-acid sequence is MLKTIEMLLQDMSEKNATLLTHSLNVAKLSMVIARNMGMDEEFYYTAGLLHDVGKLLVPNALLDKSIAIGKEELEILRNHSKWGAELLKLLGLEQFSTITLLHHQDTADLPLSVQIVSVADKFEAMTSLWRQYRKAMTAKEAIDELWKMQIFQSTVIEALAIAQTELITDKKGQFQGGI
- a CDS encoding single-stranded DNA-binding protein; protein product: MNKCLFFGRLTKDPEVFTTQNGNKLVRITIAMDRKVKDEKRAQFIPCIAFNKNAELRVENATGKTKDGVEYPTFRFVVERFWFAGTKKEQQHEQAAEAPAVEPEVPEDELEKELEEIFEEDPAFVPPVKNGAITSETELPF
- a CDS encoding SAF domain-containing protein, which translates into the protein MKLKKLIITILAILIAVGTVAGEYIYFNKKNQGLFENIIVASMDIKKGEKITQDKLALVRVAAPTPIPAAKNPVEVLNKYVLYDIKRGEPIIPAKLTVKPPIDVSKGQYSMLIKIEPVPSTFIAKYDTVRLMFVSNAVDAKTQKPSIQILDTVQVKNMYDANFKTIEEVTSQQNAYQPINVAYIEVLGNKDTVIQLKQLEKTGTFIVLKDMSQNQ